One genomic region from Conexibacter woesei DSM 14684 encodes:
- a CDS encoding ABC transporter permease, translating to MLRLAASTLRARWPALAGAFAALALGAALSIAAAAVIAAVSDVGDRGPQRLRHAPLVVAGTPSLSIPSIPAEERDPATERNPQRVALAPALAARLAALPEVSRAVVDRAFPVRVGAAAQGSGAVPGAVQGAATTGRPWSSRLLTPYRLVAGRPPAAPGEVVAATGGKGGGGAGGIGTQLDATPLLATPAGPAQYRVVGLAAPRDGRGPAYEHPLFFADEEAARLAPRIDAIGIWPAAAAPVVRDLLQRDAPGVVALDGARRGELEPNADADAAAGAGVLLSLMATTVGFVAVFVIASSFAFAVALRRRELGLLRAVGATPRQVRRLVLGEAALFATAAAVVGALASLAVAPLLGGWIADHGLAPAGMRVAPNLLAVALGSGFMVLVALCGAWAAARRAARVLPAEALRDAAVDRGVMTIGRWAVGLPAIGGAVALMQQPVPADPAGQLMVTFGEGALLIVGLTMIAPVLVPPLAALLVLPAARVRGAGPLLVRQHARAAVRRTASTAAPVLVAVGLTAALGSMVGSLEQSDAASVKARFDPRAAVVTAPGGGGLSDADVAALAAIPGAQVAPLLDADVRAIGPEGLGPVAASSLDAAHTPLVLRSPLVGGSLDRLHGDAVALGELTARPLRKRVGDRVRVWLPDGAERELEVVAIVGDGFGVTGMYVPRELLAGHVGGAAATSVHVRLPDGDATAQAALRELTAARGLALREQAGPRKVADVTDSSNMNRLALQAILGVALLYVAIALASTAAVGTVARAGELALLRLSGATPRQVLRLVAAEAFVATAVGALLGLAIAAGMALALRRGFAALTGPAVVAMPWGLLAALSAGCALIAVSASLAAAHRNRPLP from the coding sequence GGTCGCGCTCGCCCCGGCGCTCGCCGCCCGCCTCGCGGCGCTGCCGGAGGTCTCGCGCGCGGTCGTCGACCGCGCGTTCCCGGTGCGCGTGGGCGCCGCCGCGCAGGGGAGCGGCGCCGTGCCGGGCGCCGTGCAGGGCGCCGCCACCACCGGGCGCCCGTGGTCGTCGCGGCTGCTCACTCCCTACAGACTCGTCGCCGGCCGCCCGCCCGCGGCTCCCGGCGAGGTCGTCGCGGCGACCGGCGGGAAGGGCGGCGGCGGAGCCGGCGGCATCGGCACGCAGCTCGATGCGACGCCGCTGCTCGCGACCCCGGCGGGTCCCGCGCAGTACCGCGTCGTCGGGCTCGCCGCGCCGCGCGACGGCCGCGGGCCCGCCTACGAGCACCCGCTCTTCTTCGCCGACGAGGAGGCCGCGCGGCTCGCGCCGCGGATCGACGCGATCGGGATCTGGCCGGCCGCCGCGGCGCCGGTCGTGCGCGACCTGCTCCAGCGCGATGCGCCTGGCGTCGTCGCGCTCGACGGCGCCCGCCGTGGCGAGCTGGAGCCGAACGCCGATGCCGACGCGGCGGCCGGCGCCGGCGTGCTGCTGAGCCTGATGGCGACGACGGTCGGCTTCGTCGCGGTCTTCGTGATCGCCTCGTCGTTCGCCTTCGCCGTCGCGCTGCGACGACGCGAGCTGGGGCTGCTGCGCGCCGTCGGCGCGACGCCCCGCCAGGTGCGCCGGCTGGTGCTCGGCGAGGCCGCGCTGTTCGCGACGGCCGCGGCCGTCGTCGGCGCGCTCGCGAGCCTCGCTGTCGCGCCGCTGCTCGGCGGCTGGATCGCCGACCACGGGCTCGCACCCGCGGGAATGCGGGTCGCGCCGAACCTGCTCGCGGTCGCGCTCGGCAGCGGCTTCATGGTCCTCGTCGCGCTGTGCGGCGCGTGGGCGGCTGCGCGCCGCGCGGCGCGCGTGCTGCCGGCCGAGGCGCTGCGCGACGCGGCGGTCGACCGCGGGGTGATGACGATCGGGCGCTGGGCCGTCGGCCTGCCCGCGATCGGCGGGGCGGTCGCGCTGATGCAGCAGCCGGTCCCGGCCGATCCCGCCGGGCAGCTGATGGTGACCTTCGGCGAGGGGGCGCTGCTGATCGTCGGGCTGACGATGATCGCGCCGGTGCTCGTCCCGCCACTCGCGGCACTGCTGGTGCTGCCCGCCGCGCGCGTGCGCGGCGCCGGCCCGCTGCTCGTCCGCCAGCATGCCCGCGCCGCCGTCCGCCGCACCGCCTCGACGGCGGCGCCCGTGCTCGTCGCGGTCGGTCTGACGGCGGCGCTGGGGTCGATGGTCGGGTCGTTGGAGCAGTCCGACGCGGCGTCGGTCAAGGCGCGCTTCGACCCGCGCGCGGCGGTCGTGACCGCGCCCGGCGGCGGCGGGCTCTCCGACGCCGACGTGGCGGCGCTCGCCGCGATCCCGGGCGCGCAGGTCGCCCCGCTGCTCGATGCCGACGTGCGCGCGATCGGACCCGAGGGCCTCGGCCCCGTCGCCGCCTCCAGCCTCGACGCCGCGCACACGCCGCTGGTGCTGCGCTCCCCGCTCGTCGGCGGCTCGCTCGACCGCCTCCACGGCGACGCCGTCGCACTCGGCGAGCTGACCGCGCGACCGCTGCGCAAGCGCGTCGGCGACCGCGTCCGCGTCTGGTTGCCGGACGGCGCCGAGCGCGAGCTGGAGGTCGTCGCGATCGTCGGCGACGGCTTCGGCGTGACGGGCATGTACGTCCCGCGCGAGCTGCTCGCCGGCCACGTCGGCGGCGCGGCGGCGACCTCCGTCCACGTGCGCCTGCCAGACGGCGACGCGACCGCGCAGGCCGCGCTGCGCGAGCTGACCGCCGCGCGCGGCCTCGCGCTGCGCGAGCAGGCTGGGCCGCGCAAGGTCGCCGACGTGACCGACAGCAGCAACATGAACAGACTCGCGCTGCAGGCGATCCTCGGCGTCGCGCTGCTCTACGTCGCGATCGCGCTCGCGTCGACGGCCGCCGTCGGGACGGTCGCGCGCGCGGGCGAGCTGGCGCTGCTGCGGCTGTCGGGCGCGACGCCGCGGCAGGTCCTGCGGCTCGTCGCGGCCGAGGCGTTCGTCGCGACGGCGGTCGGCGCGCTGCTCGGGCTCGCGATCGCGGCGGGAATGGCGCTCGCGCTGCGGCGCGGCTTCGCGGCGCTGACGGGCCCGGCGGTCGTCGCGATGCCGTGGGGACTGCTGGCGGCGCTGTCGGCCGGCTGCGCGCTGATCGCCGTCTCCGCGTCGCTCGCGGCGGCGCATCGCAATCGGCCCCTCCCGTGA
- a CDS encoding cytochrome c oxidase assembly protein: MSPDASWSFAPGIVVALVVYVVVYVWRWRQSRAPGEPHPPSVWRLIAFLTGVAAFGIALLSPVDTLGEQILAMHMVQHVLLLDVAPILVILGFTKVLLRPATRRIHTIEKKAGFLASPLFAVFLYTGAMWIWHIPALYNAAAEHSAVHLLEHISFTGAGFLYWWHLLSPVSTRLRRDGMTPIVYMLSTKVTVGFLGILLTFAPDAIYEFYKDQPEYWGLSPTSDQALAGAIMAVEQAVVMGIAIAFLFVRMLDESEKADVRAERFADRAEGPAAERPASEPAAPEPAAGKPAASEPAAGEPAASERAPG, translated from the coding sequence ATGTCGCCGGACGCATCGTGGAGCTTCGCCCCGGGCATCGTCGTCGCACTCGTCGTCTACGTCGTCGTCTACGTCTGGCGCTGGCGACAGAGCCGCGCCCCCGGCGAGCCGCACCCGCCGTCGGTCTGGCGGCTGATCGCCTTCCTCACCGGCGTCGCCGCGTTCGGCATCGCGCTGCTGTCGCCCGTCGACACGCTCGGCGAGCAGATCCTCGCGATGCACATGGTCCAGCACGTGCTGCTGCTCGACGTCGCCCCGATCCTCGTGATCCTCGGCTTCACGAAGGTCCTGCTGCGCCCGGCGACGCGGCGCATCCACACGATCGAGAAGAAGGCCGGCTTCCTCGCCTCGCCGCTGTTCGCCGTCTTCCTCTACACGGGCGCGATGTGGATCTGGCACATCCCCGCGCTCTACAACGCGGCCGCCGAGCACAGCGCCGTGCACCTGCTGGAGCACATCAGCTTCACCGGCGCCGGCTTTCTCTACTGGTGGCACCTGCTGTCGCCGGTCAGCACCCGCCTGCGCCGCGACGGCATGACGCCGATCGTCTACATGCTCAGCACGAAGGTGACGGTCGGCTTCCTCGGCATCCTGTTGACGTTCGCGCCGGACGCGATCTACGAGTTCTACAAGGACCAGCCCGAGTACTGGGGGCTCTCCCCCACCAGCGACCAGGCGCTCGCGGGCGCGATCATGGCCGTCGAGCAGGCGGTCGTGATGGGGATCGCGATCGCGTTCCTGTTCGTCCGCATGCTCGACGAGTCCGAGAAGGCCGACGTGCGCGCGGAGCGGTTCGCCGACCGGGCGGAGGGACCGGCCGCCGAGCGGCCGGCGAGTGAGCCGGCCGCGCCGGAGCCCGCCGCGGGCAAGCCGGCCGCGTCGGAGCCCGCCGCGGGCGAGCCGGCCGCGAGCGAGCGAGCGCCCGGATAG
- a CDS encoding RrF2 family transcriptional regulator, with product MRISAKTDYAVRAAVELAAVTDEHPLKSERIATAQEIPLRFLENILVQLRQGGIVVSRRGAEGGYRLALPPEEITVADVIRAIDGPLAAVSGERPEKLDFHGTAEPLREVWVAVRASLRDVLEHVTLADLASGALPDAVRARTADPDAWLTR from the coding sequence GTGCGCATCTCCGCGAAGACCGACTACGCCGTGCGGGCGGCCGTCGAGCTGGCCGCCGTCACCGACGAGCACCCGCTCAAGAGCGAGCGGATCGCGACCGCGCAGGAGATCCCCCTGCGCTTCCTCGAGAACATCCTCGTGCAGCTGCGCCAGGGCGGCATCGTCGTCTCGCGGCGCGGCGCGGAGGGCGGCTACCGCCTCGCGCTGCCGCCGGAGGAGATCACCGTCGCCGACGTCATCCGCGCGATCGACGGGCCGCTCGCGGCCGTCAGCGGCGAGCGCCCGGAGAAGCTCGACTTCCACGGCACCGCGGAGCCGCTGCGCGAGGTGTGGGTCGCCGTGCGCGCCAGCCTGCGTGACGTGCTGGAGCACGTCACGCTCGCCGATCTCGCGAGCGGGGCGCTCCCGGACGCGGTGAGAGCACGCACCGCTGATCCCGACGCGTGGCTCACGCGCTAG
- a CDS encoding response regulator transcription factor, producing the protein MSEERPTVVIAEDSALLREGLVGVLERFGFAVPASAGDAEELLAAVAEHQPQLVVTDVRMPPTFRDEGLRAAIELRRRDPALPVVVLSQYVEQTYAAELLAGGEQGIGYLLKDRVADVRALVAALHEVLVGGTVVDPEVVRRLLARRRDPLAKLTARERETLALMAAGRSNAAIARELVVTEATVGKHIRNLFDKLELPPAADDHRRVLAVVTYLQEGDGEG; encoded by the coding sequence ATGAGCGAGGAACGCCCGACCGTCGTGATCGCGGAGGACAGCGCGCTGCTGCGCGAAGGGCTCGTCGGCGTGCTGGAGCGGTTCGGCTTCGCGGTCCCCGCGAGCGCGGGCGACGCCGAGGAGCTGCTCGCGGCGGTCGCCGAGCACCAGCCGCAGCTCGTCGTGACCGACGTGCGGATGCCGCCGACGTTCCGCGACGAGGGGCTGCGCGCCGCGATCGAGCTGCGCCGCCGCGATCCGGCGCTGCCCGTCGTGGTGCTCAGTCAGTACGTCGAGCAGACCTACGCGGCCGAGCTGCTGGCCGGCGGCGAGCAGGGGATCGGCTACCTGCTGAAGGACCGCGTCGCGGACGTGCGCGCGCTCGTCGCAGCGCTGCACGAGGTGCTCGTCGGCGGCACGGTCGTCGACCCGGAGGTCGTGCGGCGGCTGCTGGCGCGGCGCCGCGACCCGCTCGCGAAGCTGACCGCTCGCGAGCGCGAGACGCTCGCGCTGATGGCCGCCGGGCGCTCGAACGCCGCGATCGCGCGCGAGCTGGTCGTGACCGAGGCGACGGTCGGCAAGCACATCCGCAACCTCTTCGACAAGCTCGAGCTGCCGCCGGCCGCGGACGACCACCGGCGCGTGCTGGCGGTCGTCACCTACCTGCAGGAGGGCGACGGCGAGGGGTGA
- a CDS encoding sensor histidine kinase — translation MRPRRPLPLTARPWRALAYLLVRLPLPAAGALAVLLPIVVGGWIGVAVALPLLVAYVLVAVAAAPAERRAVALLGDVAVRDPHREPDGPGTIALLRLRVREATTWREVANALLAAVLAPLDGLVLLTLTLGSLGLLAAPLLIAADPVAMGPWEIDSAGEAWFGCAVGLALLLGGAYIVTALAAAHAARVRALLGPRGDELRDQVTELARSRVRLIDAFDVERRRIERDLHDGAQQQLVALAMTLDLARIELEGSGGEAARLVERAHAQATRTIAELRDLIHAIHPPILAERGLGAAVRALADRAALPVRTAVEVDRRLPEGVETAAYFVVSETLANAVKHSGAAAVDVTVRLADATLAVEVRDDGRGGADAARGSGLAGLGDRVAAVGGRLTLSSPPGGPTVVRAEISCPPGGMLRR, via the coding sequence ATGCGCCCGCGCCGCCCGCTCCCGCTGACCGCGCGGCCGTGGCGTGCGCTCGCATACCTGCTCGTGCGGCTGCCGCTGCCGGCCGCCGGCGCCCTCGCCGTGCTGCTGCCGATCGTCGTGGGCGGCTGGATCGGCGTCGCGGTCGCGTTGCCGCTGCTGGTCGCGTACGTGCTCGTCGCCGTCGCGGCGGCGCCGGCCGAGCGGCGGGCGGTCGCGCTGCTCGGCGACGTGGCCGTCCGCGATCCGCATCGCGAGCCGGACGGGCCCGGCACGATCGCGCTGCTGCGGTTGCGGGTGCGCGAGGCGACGACGTGGCGCGAGGTCGCCAACGCCCTGCTCGCCGCCGTGCTCGCCCCGCTCGACGGCCTCGTCCTGCTGACGTTGACGCTCGGCTCGCTCGGCCTGCTCGCGGCGCCGCTGCTGATCGCCGCCGATCCGGTCGCGATGGGGCCTTGGGAGATCGATTCCGCCGGCGAGGCATGGTTCGGCTGCGCTGTCGGGCTCGCACTGCTGCTCGGCGGCGCCTACATCGTGACCGCGCTCGCCGCCGCGCACGCCGCGCGCGTGCGGGCGCTGCTGGGTCCCCGCGGCGACGAGCTGCGCGATCAGGTGACCGAGCTGGCGCGCTCGCGCGTGCGGCTGATCGACGCGTTCGACGTCGAGCGGCGGCGGATCGAGCGCGACCTCCACGACGGCGCGCAGCAGCAGCTCGTCGCGCTCGCGATGACGCTCGACCTCGCCCGCATCGAGCTGGAGGGGAGCGGCGGCGAGGCGGCGCGACTGGTCGAGCGGGCGCATGCGCAGGCGACGCGGACGATCGCCGAGCTGCGCGACCTGATCCACGCGATCCACCCGCCGATCCTCGCCGAGCGTGGGCTCGGGGCGGCGGTGCGGGCGCTCGCCGACCGCGCCGCGCTGCCGGTCCGCACGGCGGTCGAGGTCGACCGGCGGCTGCCGGAGGGCGTCGAGACGGCGGCGTACTTCGTCGTCTCCGAGACGCTCGCGAACGCGGTCAAGCACAGCGGCGCGGCGGCGGTCGACGTCACGGTTCGGCTTGCCGACGCCACGCTCGCGGTCGAGGTCCGTGACGACGGCCGCGGCGGCGCCGACGCCGCGCGCGGCAGCGGCCTCGCCGGGCTCGGCGACCGCGTCGCGGCGGTCGGCGGGCGGCTGACGCTGTCGAGCCCGCCGGGTGGCCCGACGGTCGTCCGCGCCGAGATCTCGTGTCCGCCGGGTGGCATGCTGCGGCGATGA
- a CDS encoding sugar phosphate nucleotidyltransferase, which yields MKAMVLAAGLGTRLRPLTYEIPKPMVPVLDRPVMAHIVDLLERHGYGEIVANLHYFPDTIRAYFGDRIVYREEPELLGTAGGVRNCADFLADDTFLIISGDALTDIDLTRFVKRHKEAGGVATLAVKRVADTREFGVVLHDDTGRITGFQEKPEPAEALSDLGNCGIYLFEPRIFDYFPDQPFVDWANDVFPALLAQDVPFHIHEIDEYWNDVGSLGELKDGTFDAMRGELHLEVEGEPVAEDVIAGEGTSLDGATLIEPPVWLGRDVKIGRDVRLQGPLVIGDGAVIGDGAALKDAIVLPGTEVAPGGILIGAIAGSTGIVDKLRPRA from the coding sequence ATGAAAGCCATGGTCCTCGCCGCGGGGCTCGGTACACGCCTCCGCCCGCTCACGTACGAGATCCCGAAGCCGATGGTCCCGGTCCTCGACCGGCCCGTGATGGCGCACATCGTCGATCTGCTCGAACGCCACGGGTACGGAGAGATCGTCGCGAACCTCCACTACTTCCCGGACACGATCCGCGCCTACTTCGGCGATCGCATCGTCTACCGCGAGGAGCCGGAGCTGCTCGGGACGGCGGGCGGCGTGCGCAACTGCGCCGACTTCCTCGCCGACGACACGTTCCTGATCATCTCCGGCGACGCGCTCACCGACATCGACCTGACGCGCTTCGTCAAGCGTCACAAGGAGGCCGGCGGCGTCGCGACGCTCGCGGTCAAGCGCGTCGCGGACACGCGCGAGTTCGGCGTCGTCCTGCACGACGACACCGGCCGGATCACCGGCTTCCAGGAGAAGCCCGAGCCGGCCGAGGCGCTGTCGGACCTCGGCAACTGCGGCATCTACCTGTTCGAGCCGCGGATCTTCGACTACTTCCCCGACCAGCCGTTCGTCGACTGGGCCAATGACGTCTTCCCGGCGCTGCTGGCGCAGGACGTCCCGTTCCACATCCACGAGATCGACGAGTACTGGAACGACGTCGGCTCGCTCGGCGAGCTGAAGGACGGCACGTTCGACGCGATGCGCGGCGAGCTGCACCTCGAGGTCGAGGGCGAGCCAGTCGCCGAGGACGTGATCGCCGGGGAGGGCACCTCGCTCGACGGCGCCACGCTCATCGAGCCGCCGGTGTGGCTCGGGCGCGACGTCAAGATCGGTCGCGACGTGCGCCTGCAGGGTCCGCTCGTGATCGGCGACGGTGCCGTGATCGGCGACGGCGCGGCGCTGAAGGACGCGATCGTGCTGCCCGGCACGGAGGTCGCGCCCGGCGGCATCCTGATCGGCGCGATCGCCGGCTCCACCGGCATCGTCGACAAGCTGCGCCCGCGCGCCTAG